Genomic window (Moraxella haemolytica):
GTTTTGGTCAGATAAGCTATTAAAACAGTTCATTGATGCAGGTTTTTTTGTCATTCGCTTTGACAATCGTGATACAGGCCTGTCTAGCAAAATTCGCATTGACGGACTACCTAAGGTAAATCCCTTAAAAATGATGCTAAAAGTCCAAGTAGGATTATCAAACCGTCAAGAGCCTGTTGCCTATACTTTAACCGACATGGCAGAAGATGTCGCCAGACTCATCAAGACCTTAAAATTTGATAAAGTCAATTTGGTAGGTGCGTCAATGGGTGGCATGATTGCCCAAATTGTCGCCGCACGCTACCCAAAATATATCAACAATCTTATCTTGATGTTTAGCACCAGCAACAAAGCTTTTTTTAGACCGCCCAATCCCAAGCAATTCATGACTTTTGTGCGTCGCCCTGAGAGTCATTCTGAGCGTGATATGGTGCGTCATAGCGTCTGGTTCATGACTGCTGTCGGCAGCCCTGGTCATCTTGACATTAAAGGCACTAGAGCCATTGCCGAAAAACGCTATCAAAGAAATTTTCATCCATTGGGTGTCGCCCAACAACTCAACGCCATCTTGGCATCAGGCTCAATACTGCGTTTTAGTAAGCAAATCCGTGCCAAAACGCTCATTCTCCACGGTAGTAAGGACGGACTGCTCACTCCAAGTCATGGTAGATTTTTGGCAAAGGTTATTCCAAACGCCACCTTCAAGCTCATTGATGGCATGGGGCATGATATCCCACCTTATTACCACCCTTATTTGGTCAGTGTTATTAGCCATCATTGTCAAGATGATGAATAAATAAGACAAGTAGGATTGATATTTTTAATAACGAACTTTATAATGCCGATATCCCAATCATGCAGGTAAACGCACCAGCTGAACAAACCACCATCAACACACAAAAGACCAAGACCAAACCCATGCCCACCATCACTTTAAATAACCAAACCCACACCATCAACAATATCTACTGCATCGGTCGTAGCTATGTCGAACACATTCACGAGCTTGGCAATGCCATGCCTGATGAACCCGTTGTCTTTTTAAAGCCGACCAGTAGCATCGTGGCGGGTAACACCCTAAGCTTGCCTGATTTTTCTAATAGCATTCATCATGAAGTTGAGTTAGTACTCCTAATCGGCGATGATAAACAAATTATCGGCGTGGCGGTCGGTCTTGATTTGACCGCACGAGATGTGCAGGCAATCTGCAAAGAAAAGGGGCTACCTTGGACCAAAGCCAAAGGCTTTAAAAATGCCTGTTGGCTCAGCGATTTTCAGCCATTCATCAACAAAACCTACCACCTATCACTGACCGTCAATGATGAGATTCGCCAAGATGATGACACCAACAAAATGATGTATTCTTTTGAGTATCTGGTGGATTATCTTGATACACTGTATGGCTTGAACGCAGGCGATATAATCATGACAGGTACACCAAAGGGCGTAAGTCAGCTTAAAACAGGCGATAAAGTTATCGCCAGTCTTGATGGTTTGGCATTTGAAATATTAGTCAAATAACAGTTTGTAAAAGTGTTTGGTTTGGGTAATTAGAGCATTCATTAGCAATACCAAAAAACAGTCCTAATCCACCTTTATTTTTATTCACGCCATCTAAATCATTACTTTTAAATTGACTTATTCTTTGTGTGATTGCTGTTATTTGTTTGATTGTCGGCGTGATTTATGTTAAATTCTTAAAGTTACAGAAAGCCATTTTATTAAAAGTTTTGATATTTTCATTAGTGTGATTTTTCAGTTTTAGCCTTTTTATTGATTTAGGAAAACCTTATGAACATTCTTGTACTCGGTACAGGCGGTCGTGAACACGCATTGGCATGGGTATGTGCCAAAGATGCAAAAGTCGCCAAAGTTTTTGTTGCCAAAGGCAATGCTGGCACCGCTCTTGAGAACAAAATTGAAAATGTTGATT
Coding sequences:
- a CDS encoding fumarylacetoacetate hydrolase family protein → MQVNAPAEQTTINTQKTKTKPMPTITLNNQTHTINNIYCIGRSYVEHIHELGNAMPDEPVVFLKPTSSIVAGNTLSLPDFSNSIHHEVELVLLIGDDKQIIGVAVGLDLTARDVQAICKEKGLPWTKAKGFKNACWLSDFQPFINKTYHLSLTVNDEIRQDDDTNKMMYSFEYLVDYLDTLYGLNAGDIIMTGTPKGVSQLKTGDKVIASLDGLAFEILVK
- a CDS encoding alpha/beta fold hydrolase, with translation MNLSPCTQSMPVPESWQKFGAIDWQPSDLSPYLYQGIVDIGEGMKLCVEAGGNPKHPAMIFIAGLGSQMMFWSDKLLKQFIDAGFFVIRFDNRDTGLSSKIRIDGLPKVNPLKMMLKVQVGLSNRQEPVAYTLTDMAEDVARLIKTLKFDKVNLVGASMGGMIAQIVAARYPKYINNLILMFSTSNKAFFRPPNPKQFMTFVRRPESHSERDMVRHSVWFMTAVGSPGHLDIKGTRAIAEKRYQRNFHPLGVAQQLNAILASGSILRFSKQIRAKTLILHGSKDGLLTPSHGRFLAKVIPNATFKLIDGMGHDIPPYYHPYLVSVISHHCQDDE